The sequence below is a genomic window from Cedecea neteri.
CAACATGGTCGCCACTGCCAAAGCGAACAGCGCCCTTTTCTCACCCACCTTACGGACAATGGTTTCGGCAATCGTGTTGGCTGCCCCCGACTCAATCAGTACACCCGCCAGTATGCCTGCCCCGAGGATGCGCAGTACCGCATTGGTGATCCCTTGCGCCCCGGTAATCATCAACGAAAGCGTCTGCACCAAGTCAGCACCGCCAACTAACCCGCCAGCCAGAGCACCGGCAATCATGCCGTAGGCCGGAGGAACCTTGCGTAAAATAAGGACAATAGAAACAACCAACGCCACCAGGGCGCCCAGAGCCGAAACCGTGGTCATGAATCACTCCTGTTTTGATTTTTTTAGGGAGATCGAAAGGTACGGCGGGACATTACCCTGAGCGGGCAGCGAATAGCTTGAGAGAAAACACCAAAAAATGGGCGGCGAAAGAAACGCTTTTTTGTAGATTGCTACAAATCAGTCGCTGATCTGCATACCAATAAACATCTGAAGAATTGAATCTAACTTATTAATATCTAAAGACGTTATCGACTCTATTTTGCTCAGTCGATAGCGCAGTGTATTGACGTGAATATGCAGCAATTTTGTCGTTTGAGACAGATCACAATTCTGTTCAAAATAGCAGCGCAGCGTGCGGCGAAGCACGCCTTTAGGATCGGCTTCACAAAGCGTTTTCCATGCTCGTCCCATTTCCTCGGCCTGCCAGCTGCCGGAAAGTCCGTTGAGAAGCACAGGCAATAAAAGATCCTGATAGTACAAAATCGATCGGCTAATTTTTTGCCGTGAAGCCATCTCTTGCAGCGCCACGGCGCTAAGCCAGGAGCGTCGTAACGCATCGTCGCCGTCGAAACATCCCCCAACTGACAGGGTGACTTCAAAATGCGTCAGCAGCTGAGAATGAAGTTTGCGCAGCGTTTTTTTCAGCAATGCATGCCGCTCCTCGATCCGGCCCCCGCCCAGGGGTAGTAGCATCGCGATTTGTTCAAAGCCAATTGGCGCCACTAACGCCTGACTGTCATAACCGCCGAGCCGCTCCAGCAGCTCCCGCTGACGCAAAACATCCCGAGAGGGAAAATGAATCATCAGCGCAACTCTTCGCAATTCAAGATCTACACCGAGGCCGCTGGCCATCGGGCGCAGTTCTGCCAGGCTTTGCTGCCCGGAAATAATCTGCGTGGCGAGTTGCTCCCGATAACGCTTTTCCCACTGATTTTGCTCAAGCATTTCCGCCTGCTCAAGGATCAGCTCGGCCGCCATTTTCACCAGTTCGGCATAAGCCTGCACTTTCTCTGGTTCACCAGAAATACCTACGACGCCAACGATTTTCTGGCGAAAGACGATAGGCAAATTAATGCCGGGTTTAACCCCTTTCAGCCGCCGGGCAGAAGCCTCATCAATAATCACGGTCCGGTTTTCCGTCAGCGCCAGGACGGCACCTTCATGACGCTGATGCAGACGACGCGGATCGCCAGAGGCAATAATCACGCCCTGTTCGCTCATCACATTCACCGAGTGATCGATGATGTTCATGGTGCGCTGGACAATTTGCCGGGCGGTATCTTCTTTCAGGCAGGAGATAATCATAGCGTTTACCTTGTCGTGGAGGCGTCGGGAGTGCGCTGGGTGCGGCTGTGATAAAGCCGCAGCGGCTTATTTTAAATTGTGTTGCTCGAGGAATGACTCCCCGCCCAGCTGACGCATCTGTCGCAAAATCCACTGCTGGCGCTGGCGAATATAGCCTGAAGGCGCATTTGCCTTAAAACGAATCGGGTTAGGCAGGACAGCGGCGAGCAGCGCTGCTTCGGCGGGCGTCAGGCGGCTGGCTGGCTTGTTGAAGTAACGACGAGAGGCTTCTTCCACGCCGAAAACACCTTCGCCAAATTCGGCAATATTCAGATACACCGTCAGAATACGTCGCTTGCTCCACGCGGTTTCAAGCCCCACCGTGAGGCCGGCTTCCAGTCCTTTACGTAACCAGCTCCGTCCATCCCACAGGAACAAATTTTTCGCTGTCTGCTGGGAAAGCGTCGACGCGCCTCGAACCCTGTTATCGTTACGCTCGTTGTGCGCCAGAGCTTTTTCTATGGCATCAGTATCAAAGCCCCAGTGTTCAGGAAATTTTTGATCCTCAGAGGCAATCACCGCCAGCCCCATACACGGCGAAATATCATCCATGGAAACCCAGTCAGAATGGGCAACGTAACCGAAGTTGCCGCTGAACCACGCGCTGAACTGCCGCTCCACCATCACTGCGGAAAACGGCACCGGGACAAAGCGGAAAACCAGGATGCCCATGAACCAGACAGCCAAAACCGCCAGAACAGCTTTCAGCAGCCAGCGTTTAACCCACTGCCACGGCGCGAAACGCCTTTTACTCATGCACTAAGTTCCAGCACACGGGCAACCAGCTTGTCGATCCCGGCAGCGGCCTCTGCGATATTTTGCGCGAGCATGTAAGCGGGGGTGGTGACAACCTTCTGTTCTTCGTCCACCACGATATCATCCACCGGGCAAGGGACGTGCTCTGCTCCCATGGTTTCCAGTAGCTCTGCGGTATCGATGTCGGTGCCGATGGTCAGACGCACAGGCATATCCAGAATCTTTGGCAGCATCGCCGGGGCAATGCACATAAAACCGAGCGGCTTGCCCTGTTCGTGGCATTCGCGAGCCAGGCGGCGTAAATCTGCATCCACCTCACAATCTGCACCCTGCGAAGCAAAAGTGCTTAGATTTTTAGCCGCGCCAAAACCGCCGGGCACAATCAAGGCGTCAATGTTCTCAGGCAAAGCTTCACGCAACGGCTGAATATTGCCGCGAGTGATACGCGCAGCTTCCACCAGCACGTCACGAGTTTCTGCTGCAGGTTGACCGGTTAAATGATCGATCACGTCAGACTGAGGTTTATCCGGCGCGAAGCAAACGGCTTCCGCACCAGCACGAGAAATGGCCAACAGCGTTAATACGGCCTCATGAATCTCACTGCCGTCGTAAACTCCACAGCCGCTCAGCACTACGCCTATTTTTTTCATCCGTCAGTTCCTTTTCGTTCCGGGTGAATCAGTATCAGCCACGTTAATTTGATCGCTATGCTTCACATATTTTACTGATTCACGTAACAAATATTATAAGGTTTGCTATCTTATATGGCTGACAGCCCGCGAATTGCTGGTTGTGCCATTCGATAATTCAACGCTAAAAAAGGCGCAACCCTGTTTTCCCTGGTGTTGGCGCAGTATTCGCGCACCCCGGCCTGGCCGGGGTCATTTTTTTCCAGCGTCCGCAACCCACGCTTTTAATACGCTAACGTCATGTTGCCACTCTTGTTTCAGCTCTTCGATCCATTCCCCGACATTATCGGACCACGCAGGTAAGTCCGGGGACTGAATTTGCTGGGCAACCTGCTGCAAATGCCGCAAACCAACGGAGCCCGCCGCACCTTTAATTTTATGCCCCTCTTCCACCACGCCTTTGTTATCCCGCGCGGTCATATTGGAATCGAGCACCTCCAAATAACCCGGCATCATTTTTTCAAACATTGCCAGGCCATCGGTAATCAGTTTTGGCCCCACCAGTTCGATATATTGTTCGAGCATCGGAATATCGAGTAACGCTTGCTGTTTTTCACTATCGACTTTTGTCACCACTGGCTCCTTCTCCGTTATCTGTTTATCCCAGAATTTTTGGATCATCGACATCAAGGCAGGCACGGCAAGCGGCTTACTCAGCACGTCATCCATCCCGGCTTCAAGATACTCAGTCTTGTTTTTCAGCACGTTGGCCGTGAGCGCCACCAGCGGCGGCAGTTCCTCTTTGCTAAAGCGTTTATTCAGCTCGCGGGAAATATCCAGCCCGGTCATATCCGGCAACTGGATATCCAGCAGCACAAGGTCATATTCGCCCGGCATAAACATCTCCAGCGCATCTTTCCCGGTCATGGCTACATCAACGCTGTTGCCAAGCTTCTCGAGCACAGAACGCGCCACGATGACGTTAAGCTCAATATCCTCCACCAGCAGCACATGCAGAGCAGGCAACGGCATATCGTCATCTTCCAGCGTGTCTTCCACTTCCTCGGCCACGCTCGGCGCCTGAACGGTCAGCGTGAACAGCGAGCCTTCACCCGGCTTGCTGGTGACGGTAATATCCCCGCCCATGCTCTTCGCCAGACGGCGAGAAACCGCCAGTCCAATCCCCGTTCCGGTCGCAGGCTTGCCGCCGTGGCTGTCTTTAACCTGATAGTACATAGCAAAGATTTTGTCCTGCTCGTCTACCGGAATGCCAATCCCGGAGTCCTGGACCTCAAAACGCAGGCAGCTCTCTTCTTCGTAACGAACGCGTACCGTGACTAATCCCCCTTTCGGCGTGAACTTCACAGCATTGCTGATCAGATTCCAGAGGATCTGGCGCAGACGCGTCCCGTCCGTCACCACCTTGTGCGGCAGCGGCAGCGTTGGGTCCATCACAAATGACAGCCCTTTCTGCTGAGCCTGCAGGCCTGAGAGGTTTTCCAGATCGGCAAGGAAGCTGGTGAAATCCACCGGCTGGTTATCGAGCTGCACTTTGCGGCGCTCGAGCTTATCCATATCGATGATATCGTTGAAAATGTTTCCCAGCGTAATGGCGGACACGTGGATCGTTTTGAGGTAATTGGTCTGCTCGGCGGTGAGATCGGTATCCAGCAGGATACGGCTCAGGCCGACAATGCCGTTCAGCGGCGTACGCAGCTCGTGGCTGATGGTGGAGATAAAGGTGGTTTTGTCCCGGCTCGCACGTTCCAGCGCGTCCTGATAACGCTTACGCTCGGTAATATCGCGGCCAAAGCCCATCAACCCGTGACGTTTACCGACGCGGTCGTAATAAGGCACTTTACGAATTTCAAAGCAGGCTTTGCGGCCATCCGGGTAATCCAGCCACTGCTCATAGGTCAGAGACACATTATGACGAAACACTTTTTCGTCCGTTTCCAGCACTTTCTCAGCGGCTTCCGCAGAATAAACATCCTGCGGCTTGAGGTGGATAAGCTGTTTCTCGCTCTTGCCGGTCAGCAGCTCCATCGCCCGGTTGCAGCCGGAAAACTCCCGGTCTTCGTTACGGTAGAAGACCAGATCGGGCGAGGCATCAAGAAAAGACCGCAGGAAAGAGGATTGCTGCTCAAGCCGGATTTGCGTCTCTTCACGCTCCTGCATTTCAACTTTAAGCTGCTCCAGCATGGTCTGGCGCTCGGCTTCCGCTTTTACACGGTCGGCGATTTCCTGATTAAGCTGGGCGATATTGTCCTTAAGCTGCACGTTAAGAATCAGGTCGCGCTCGCGCATCTCCTCCAGCTTTTCCACCAGCTTCGACAGCCGCTGCCTGGACTCCTCAAGCTGTTCAACCACAACCGACAGGAAGTAAACCGCCCAGGGCGTAATCAACAAACCAAAGAAGATAGAGCGGACAACGTCGATACTTTCAACCTGGCCGCTCAGCAGCATGGTGACGGCCATTTGCACCACCATCGCCAACACGACCAGCGCTGAGGCCAGCAGCAGGGAGAAACGCACCAGCCCCAGCTTCACCATAAGATCAACGTAATACTGCGCCAATAACCGAATTTGCTTCATGGAACGATTCCTTCGTCTTGGATGCGCTAAATATACCGCAAAAAGGAACCGGGCTCAGGATTTACGAAAGAACTGAGAGATCCCACGGCGTACCCAGCGCTGAACCCTGCGCCCCATGCGCCAGCAAATACTTGTCAATATCCACCATCGCGGCCCAGCGGTTCTCACACCATAAAGGGGCAAGCAAGGTTGGACGCCGGGCATTAGCAGAAATGCGATGGAACACGACATCAAGTGGCGTATGGCGAATCATTTCCCCCGCGGTGACGACATACTCATCCAGCCCGATCCCCTCAAGGCGTCCGGCTCGCCAGCTTTTGGCCATAATGCTACCGTCAACGATATGCAAAGGGTGCAGCTTCAGGCCGTCCACACCGGTTTCAATCACTTTTTCCAGCGTGTCCATACATTGCTGCTGGCCTTCACCCGGTAAACCGACAATCAGATGGCTGCAAACCTTCAACCCCCTCGCCCGGGCCCGGCGGGTTGTTTCCTGATAACAGGCAAAATCGTGCCCACGGTTGATGCGGTGCAGGGTTTTGTCATTCGCCGTCTGTAACCCCAGCTCCAGCCATACCTCATAGCCCTGCGCGTGATAATCGCTTAGCAAGTCCAGCACGCTGTCGGGCACGCAGTCAGGCCGGGTACCAACGCACAGCCCCACTATGCTGCTCTGGCTCACCGCCTGCTGGTACATCGACCGCAACACCTGCACTTCAGCCCAGGTGCTGGTATAGGCCTGGAAATAGGCCAGATAACGCTGAGCGCGGTTCACCCGACTGGCCTGGTGTGCGAGCTGCTCAGCGATGGAATTGTGCTGCTGGGCTTCGTCAGCGAAAGAGGCCACATTGCAAAAAGTACAGCCGCCTCTCCCGATGGTGCCGTCGCGATTGGGGCAGCTGAAACCACCATGCAGCGTGAGTTTATGGACTTTTTGCCCATAGCGCCGAGAGAGATCGCCGCCAAACATATTGACTAATTTCTGTAACTGCATAATCTGATGGGCCGTCCCGAAAAAGGGGCCTAGCCTGCCATTTTCTTCTCGCACCGGCGATGACCTGGATCAATCGCTTCGGCGCAGCCTTACCTATTGCATGTAAAGTCAAAATAAGTGCAACTCTATTCACATTGTGCTTGATTACTTTTCCTTATGACGCTGCCCTTTATTTAAAGAATATGACGAACGGTGAAAAACAGTGTCATGCTGCACTCCATGGGGGTTAAGTAGCATATCATGCTGGCAATATCATTCATGCCAGCATGGTCTGGAGTTTCATGGCCTTTCGGATAGTGAGGACGATCACATAACACTCGACGCTCATCGTCGTACCTCCATAGTCAAAAAAGCATAAAAAACCATTATATTCATAGCATTAACTCACTCTTAGTACGATTCCGTATAAATAAGAATGCCATTTGACCTGTGTGCTCTTTCCCGATAAGTTGGAAATCCGCTGGAAGCTTTCTGGATGGGTTCTGTGCCCATCATATTTATGCAGTAATTGAGATTCCCTCTAAAGCAAGTCCTCAACACTTGTGACACCGGATGCGTTGGACATTAAGAGGGCGACACGCGAGGCAAGCGTATGATGCGCAAACCCCGTCGCCATGCCCTTGCTGCGTCCACGCGCAAACGGTTGGGAGTAACGTAGAGCCTGGGGAGGTTCACTGATATGTTGTACGATAAATCCCTTGAGAAGGATAACTGTGGTTTCGGCCTGATCGCCCACATAGAAGGCGAACCTAGCCACAAGGTAGTGCGTACCGCTATTCACGCGCTAGCCCGTATGCAGCACCGTGGTGCCATCCTTGCCGACGGTAAAACCGGCGACGGTTGTGGCCTGCTGCTGCAAAAACCCGATCGTTTCTTCCGCATTGTTGCAGAAGAACGCCACTGGCGTTTGGCCAAGAACTATGCCGTTGGCATGATTTTCTTGAACCAGGATGACGCGCTTGCTCGCGCCAGCCGCCGCATTGTTGAAGAAGAGCTGCAAAACGAAACCCTGTCTATTGTTGGCTGGCGTGAAGTGCCGGTGAACAAAGACGTGCTCGGTGAAATCGCCCTCTCCTCTCTGCCACGTATTGAACAAATTTTCGTTAACGCCCCGGCGGGCTGGCGCCCTCGTGATATGGAACGCCGCCTGTTTATCGCCCGTCGCCGTATCGAAAAACGCATCCAGGAAGATAAAGACTTCTACATCTGTAGTCTGTCTAATCTGGTGAACATTTATAAAGGTCTGTGTATGCCGGCTGACCTGCCGCGCTTCTACCTGGACCTGGCGGACCTGCGCCTGGAATCGGCCATTTGCCTGTTCCACCAGCGTTTCTCCACCAACACCGTGCCACGCTGGCCGCTGGCTCAGCCGTTCCGCTACCTGGCTCACAACGGTGAAATCAACACCATCACCGGTAACCGTCAGTGGGCGCGCGCTCGTACCTATAAATTCCAGACGCCGCTGATCCCCGATCTGCACGATGCCGCACCGTTCGTGAACGAAACCGGCTCCGACTCCAGTTCCATGGATAACATGCTTGAGCTGCTGCTGGCGGGCGGGATGGATATTGTGCGCGCCATGCGTTTGCTGGTTCCACCGGCATGGCAGAACAACCCGAACATGGATCCTGAGCTGCGCGCCTTCTTCGACTTTAACTCCATGCATATGGAGCCGTGGGATGGCCCGGCCGGTATCGTGATGTCCGACGGGCGTTTCGCCGCCTGCAACCTGGACCGTAACGGCCTGCGTCCGGCGCGCTACGTGATCACCAAAGACAAGCTCATCACCTGCGCCTCTGAAGTCGGGATCTGGGACTACCAGCCGGACGAAGTGGTTGAGAAAGGCCGCGTCGGCCCAGGCGAGCTGATGGTTATCGACACCCGTGTCGGGCGCATTCTGCATTCCGCTGAAACCGATGCCGAGCTGAAAAGCCGCCATCCGTATAAAGAGTGGATGGAAAACAACGTTCGCCGCCTGGTTCCGTTTGAAGACCTGCCGGATGAAAAAGTGGGCTCGCGCGAGCTGGACGACGATACGCTTGCCAGCTACCAGAAACAGTTTAACTACAGCAGCGAAGAGCTGGATTCAGTGATCCGCGTGCTGGGTGAGAATGGCCAGGAAGCCGTCGGTTCAATGGGCGATGACACCCCATTTGCCGTGCTTTCCAGCCAGCCACGCATTATTTACGACTATTTCCGTCAGCAGTTTGCGCAGGTGACCAACCCGCCAATCGATCCGCTGCGTGAAGCCCACGTCATGTCCCTGGCCACCAGCATTGGTCGCGAAATGAACGTCTTCTGTGAAGCAGAAGGCCAGGCGCACCGCCTGAGCTTCAAATCGCCGATTCTGCTGTGGTCTGATTTCCAGCAGCTCACCACGCTGGAAGAGGAACACTATCGCGCCGATACGCTAGACATCACCTATGACGTGACCGAGAAGTCGCTGCATGAGACCGTGATGGCGCTGTGCGACGAAGCGGAACGCATGGTTCGGAATGGCACCGTCTTACTGGTGCTGTCCGACCGTAATATTGCCAAAAACCGCCTGCCGGTTCCGGCTCCAATGGCCGTGGGCGCCATCCAGACTCGCCTCGTTGAGAAGAGCCTGCGCTGCGATGCCAACATCATTGTTGAAACCGCCAGCGCCCGCGATCCGCACCACTTCGCCGTGCTGCTGGGCTTCGGTGCGACCGCTATCTACCCGTACCTTGCCTATGAAACCCTGGCGAAGCTGGTCGACAACGGCGCTATCGACAAAAACTACCGCACCGTGATGCAGAACTACCGCAACGGCATCAACAAAGGGCTGTACAAGATCATGTCCAAAATGGGCATCTCGACTATCGCCTCTTACCGTTGCTCTAAGCTTTTCGAAGCAGTGGGTCTGCATAAAGAAGTGTCCGAGCTTTGCTTCCAGGGCGCGGTCAGCCGCATCGGTGGCGCAGGCTTTGGTGACTTCCAGCAGGACCTGCTGAACCTGTCCAAACGCGCCTGGCTGGTACGTAAGCCGTTGGATCAGGGCGGCCAGCTGAAATTCGTTCACGGCGGGGAATACCACGCCTATAACCCGGACGTGGTGCAGACACTGCAAAAAGCGGTGCAGAGCGGCGAATACAGCGACTATCAGCAATACGCGAAGCTGGTTAACGAGCGCCCTGTCGCCACGCTGCGCGATATGCTTGCGCTGAATCCGCAGGACGAGTCCGTCAAAATTGAAGACGTTGAGCCAGCGACCGAGCTGTTCAAACGCTTTGATACCGCGGCTATGTCCATCGGCGCCCTGAGCCCGGAAGCACACGAATCCCTGGCTGAAGCGATGAACAGCATCGGCGGGAACTCTAACTCCGGCGAAGGCGGCGAAGATCCGGCACGCTACGGCACCAATAAAGTGTCCCGTATCAAGCAGGTGGCTTCCGGCCGCTTCGGGGTGACCCCTGCCTACCTGGTCAACGCCGACGTTATCCAGATTAAAGTTGCGCAAGGCGCGAAGCCGGGCGAAGGCGGTCAGCTGCCGGGCGATAAAGTGACGCCTTATATCGCTAAGCTGCGCTACTCCGTGCCGGGCGTGACGCTGATTTCACCTCCGCCTCATCACGATATTTACTCTATCGAGGATCTGGCGCAGCTGATTTTCGACCTGAAGCAGGTTAACCCGAAGGCGATGATTTCCGTGAAGCTGGTTTCCGAACCAGGCGTCGGCACCATCGCGACGGGCGTAGCCAAAGCTTATGCCGACCTGATTACTATTGCTGGCTACGACGGCGGCACCGGCGCAAGCCCTCTGTCGTCCGTGAAATACGCTGGCTGCCCGTGGGAGCTTGGCCTGGTGGAAACCCAGCAGGCGCTGGTGGCTAACGGCCTGCGCCATAAGATTCGCCTGCAGGTGGACGGCGGCCTGAAAACCGGCCTCGACATCATTAAAGCAGCCATTCTTGGGGCAGAAAGCTTCGGCTTTGGTACCGGGCCAATGGTGGCGCTGGGCTGTAAATATCTGCGAATTTGTCACCTGAACAACTGCGCTACCGGCGTGGCAACTCAGGATGACAAACTGCGTAAAAACCATTACCACGGCCTGCCGTTCAAAGTGACCAACTACTTTGAATTTATCGCCCGCGAAACCCGCGAACTGATGGCACTGCTGGGCGTGAAACGTCTGGTTGATTTGATTGGCCGTACCGACCTGCTGAAAGAGCTGGACGGGTTTACCGCCAAGCAGCAGAAGCTGGATTTGTCTGCCCTGCTGAAAACGGCTGAGCCGATGCCGGGCAAAGCGGTGTACTGCACCGAGCATAACCCACCGTTCGATAAGGGCGACCTTAACGCACAGCTGCTGAACCAGGCGCAGGCGTATGTGGATGACAAGCAGAGCAAAACGTTCTGGTTTGATATCCGCAACACCGACCGTTCAATTGGGGCTTCGCTCTCAGGCTACATCGCCCAGCATCACGGCGACCAGGGCCTGGCGTCTGACCCAATCAAGGCGCACTTTAACGGCACCGCAGGCCAGAGCTTCGGCGTCTGGAACGCGGGCGGCGTTGAGCTGCACCTGACCGGCGATGCCAACGACTATGTCGGTAAAGGTATGGCGGGCGGGCTGATTTCTCTGCGTCCACCGGTAGGCTCAGCCTTCCGCAGCCACGAAGCGACCATTATCGGCAACACCTGCCTGTACGGCGCCACCGGCGGGAAGATGTATGCCGCAGGCCGTGCCGGCGAGCGTTTCGCGGTGCGTAACTCCGGTGCGATTACCGTAGTTGAAGGCATCGGCGATAACGGCTGTGAATACATGACCGGCGGTATCGTCTGTATTCTGGGCAAAACGGGGGTTAACTTCGGGGCTGGTATGACGGGCGGTTTCGCCTACGTATTGGACGAAGACGGTGAATTCCGCAAACGCGTGAACCCGGAACTGGTTGAATTACTGAATGTGGAAGAGCTGGCGATTCATGAAGAGCACCTGCGCGGCATGATCACCGAACACGTTCAGCTGACCGGCTCCCAGCGCGGCGAAGAGATCCTGGCCAACTGGCCGGCATTCGCCTCGAAATTTACCCTGGTTAAACCGAAGTCCAGTGATGTCAAAGCATTGTTGGGTCACCGCAGTCGTTCCGCAGCTGAGCTGCGGGTGCAGGCGCAGTAAGAGGTCACGATGAGTCAAAACGTTTATCAATTTATCGACTTGCAGCGCGTTGATCCGCCGAAGAAGCCGCTGAAGATCCGCAAAATTGAATTTGTGGAAATCTACGAGCCGTTCTCTGAGGGGCAGGCCAAGGCGCAGGCCGACCGCTGCCTCTCCTGCGGCAACCCGTACTGCGAGTGGAAGTGCCCGGTTCACAACTACATTCCAAACTGGCTGAAGCTGGCCAATGAGGGACGCATTATTGAGGCAGCCGAGCTGTCTCACCAGACCAACAGTCTGCCGGAAGTCTGTGGCCGCGTTTGCCCGCAGGACCGCCTTTGCGAAGGTTCCTGCACCCTGAACGACGAGTTCGGGGCGGTGACCATCGGCAATATCGAGCGCTATATCAACGATAAAGCGATTGAGATGGGCTGGAAGCCGGATCTGACCGGCGTGAAGCAAACCGGTAAGCGCGTGGCTATTATCGGCGCAGGCCCTGCCGGGCTTGCCTGTGCCGATGTTCTGGCGCGTAACGGCGTGAAGGCGGTGGTTTATGACCGACACCCTGAAATCGGCGGTCTGCTGACCTTCGGCATTCCAGCCTTTAAGCTGGAAAAAGAGGTAATGACCAAGCGTCGCGAAATCTTCAGCGGGATGGGAATTGAATTCAAACTCAATACCGAAGTGGGCCGCGACGTGCAGATGGACGAACTGCTTAGCGAATACGATTCCGTGTTCCTGGGCGTCGGCACCTATCAGTCCATGCGCGGTGGCCTCGAAAATGAAGACGCGCCTGGCGTGTATGACGCCCTGCCGTTCCTCATTGCCAATACCAAGCAGATCATGGGCTTCAGCGAAACAGCTGAAGAGCCGTATGTCAGCATGGAAGGCAAACGTGTTGTCGTGCTGGGCGGTGGGGACACCGCTATGGACTGTGTGCGTACTTCAGTGCGCCAGGGTGCAACCCACGTGACCTGTGCCTACCGTCGTGACGAAGAAAACATGCCGGGCTCTAAACGCGAAGTGAAAAACGCGCGCGAAGAAGGCGTGGAGTTCCAGTTCAACCTGCAGCCGCTGGGCGTGGAAATTAACGCGAATGGCCGGGTGTGCGGTGTGAAAGTGGCTCGTACAGAGCTGGGTGCGCCGGATGCTAATGGCCGTCGTCGCCCGGAAATCGTCGCCGGATCCGAGCACGTACTGCCTGCCGATGCGGTGGTAATGGCCTTCGGTTTCCGCCCTCACAGCATGACGTGGCTGGAGCAGCACAGCGTTGAGCTGGACAGCCAGGGGCGCATTCTCGCGCCAGAAGCTAGCGAGAACGCTTTCCAGACCAGCAACCCGAAAATCTTCGCCGGTGGCGATGCGGTTCGCGGTTCCGATCTGGTGGTAACGGCTATTGCTGAAGGGCGTAAAGCCGCAGACGGGATCCTGAACTTCCTCGAAGTATAAGCGTTAAAATCTGGCGGCTCCGGCTGCCAGGTTACGCCGAATCCTCCATAAAAAAAGCCAGTCTTACGACTGGCTTTTTGTTATTTCACCACGCGCAGTGCGGGGCGACCACCGCGAGGCGGCGGCGGCGGATCGTCATCCGGGTTATTGTCATCATCGCCGTGATCCGGGCGATCGCCATCAATAACCTGCATAACTGTTTCTGCCTCACCGATGACTGGCTGGTCATCGTTGTGGCTTTCAGCGTCTTCATCATAGCCCACTTCCGGCTCAAACATAGTGCCCGCGCCATTTTCACGTGCATAAATAGCCAGCACGGCAGCCATAGGGACGTTAACCTGGCGAGGCACGCCGCCGAAACGCGCGTTAAAGCGCACTTCGTCATTGGCCAGCTCCAGATTCCCTACGGCACGCGGTGCGATGTTAAGCACAATTTGCCCGTCACGCGCATACTCCATCGGAACCTGTACGCCCGGCAGTGTGATATCCACCACCAGGTGCGGCGTGAGCTGGTTATCCAGCAGCCACTCATAAAAGGCCCGCAGCAGATAAGGACGGCGCGGCGACAGCTGCGACATATCCATCAATTAGCCTCGGGTCTGCAGACGCATTTCGCGCTCAGGTTCGGTCAAAGAGGCCAGGAAGGAGTCACGCTCGAAGACGCGGGTCATGTACCCTTTCATCTCTTTGGAGCCCGCGCCTGTCAGCTCAATGCCCATCTGCGGCAAGCGCCA
It includes:
- a CDS encoding sugar diacid recognition domain-containing protein, which translates into the protein MIISCLKEDTARQIVQRTMNIIDHSVNVMSEQGVIIASGDPRRLHQRHEGAVLALTENRTVIIDEASARRLKGVKPGINLPIVFRQKIVGVVGISGEPEKVQAYAELVKMAAELILEQAEMLEQNQWEKRYREQLATQIISGQQSLAELRPMASGLGVDLELRRVALMIHFPSRDVLRQRELLERLGGYDSQALVAPIGFEQIAMLLPLGGGRIEERHALLKKTLRKLHSQLLTHFEVTLSVGGCFDGDDALRRSWLSAVALQEMASRQKISRSILYYQDLLLPVLLNGLSGSWQAEEMGRAWKTLCEADPKGVLRRTLRCYFEQNCDLSQTTKLLHIHVNTLRYRLSKIESITSLDINKLDSILQMFIGMQISD
- the mtgA gene encoding monofunctional biosynthetic peptidoglycan transglycosylase codes for the protein MSKRRFAPWQWVKRWLLKAVLAVLAVWFMGILVFRFVPVPFSAVMVERQFSAWFSGNFGYVAHSDWVSMDDISPCMGLAVIASEDQKFPEHWGFDTDAIEKALAHNERNDNRVRGASTLSQQTAKNLFLWDGRSWLRKGLEAGLTVGLETAWSKRRILTVYLNIAEFGEGVFGVEEASRRYFNKPASRLTPAEAALLAAVLPNPIRFKANAPSGYIRQRQQWILRQMRQLGGESFLEQHNLK
- the elbB gene encoding isoprenoid biosynthesis glyoxalase ElbB gives rise to the protein MKKIGVVLSGCGVYDGSEIHEAVLTLLAISRAGAEAVCFAPDKPQSDVIDHLTGQPAAETRDVLVEAARITRGNIQPLREALPENIDALIVPGGFGAAKNLSTFASQGADCEVDADLRRLARECHEQGKPLGFMCIAPAMLPKILDMPVRLTIGTDIDTAELLETMGAEHVPCPVDDIVVDEEQKVVTTPAYMLAQNIAEAAAGIDKLVARVLELSA
- the arcB gene encoding aerobic respiration two-component sensor histidine kinase ArcB; amino-acid sequence: MKQIRLLAQYYVDLMVKLGLVRFSLLLASALVVLAMVVQMAVTMLLSGQVESIDVVRSIFFGLLITPWAVYFLSVVVEQLEESRQRLSKLVEKLEEMRERDLILNVQLKDNIAQLNQEIADRVKAEAERQTMLEQLKVEMQEREETQIRLEQQSSFLRSFLDASPDLVFYRNEDREFSGCNRAMELLTGKSEKQLIHLKPQDVYSAEAAEKVLETDEKVFRHNVSLTYEQWLDYPDGRKACFEIRKVPYYDRVGKRHGLMGFGRDITERKRYQDALERASRDKTTFISTISHELRTPLNGIVGLSRILLDTDLTAEQTNYLKTIHVSAITLGNIFNDIIDMDKLERRKVQLDNQPVDFTSFLADLENLSGLQAQQKGLSFVMDPTLPLPHKVVTDGTRLRQILWNLISNAVKFTPKGGLVTVRVRYEEESCLRFEVQDSGIGIPVDEQDKIFAMYYQVKDSHGGKPATGTGIGLAVSRRLAKSMGGDITVTSKPGEGSLFTLTVQAPSVAEEVEDTLEDDDMPLPALHVLLVEDIELNVIVARSVLEKLGNSVDVAMTGKDALEMFMPGEYDLVLLDIQLPDMTGLDISRELNKRFSKEELPPLVALTANVLKNKTEYLEAGMDDVLSKPLAVPALMSMIQKFWDKQITEKEPVVTKVDSEKQQALLDIPMLEQYIELVGPKLITDGLAMFEKMMPGYLEVLDSNMTARDNKGVVEEGHKIKGAAGSVGLRHLQQVAQQIQSPDLPAWSDNVGEWIEELKQEWQHDVSVLKAWVADAGKK